A region from the Mycolicibacterium phlei genome encodes:
- a CDS encoding lytic transglycosylase domain-containing protein produces the protein MPPVRWMRAVAVLGATALLLASSCSWQLGTPIPEGVPPPPGDPVPAIDTYAEGRPADQLHEWAAERAPALGIPVAALEAYAYAARVAEVENPDCKLAWTTLAGIGQVESHHGTYRGAEITANGDVEPPIRGVWLDGSGGNLEILDNEAVSHDGDSQYARAMGPMQFIPETWRLYGVDANNDGEINVDNMDDAALSAAGYLCWTGKDLSTPRGWMAALRAYNHSDQYARAVRDWATAYANGHPL, from the coding sequence GTGCCGCCGGTGCGATGGATGCGCGCAGTCGCCGTCCTAGGGGCGACGGCGCTGCTGTTGGCGTCGAGCTGCTCGTGGCAGCTGGGAACCCCCATCCCTGAGGGTGTGCCGCCACCACCGGGTGACCCGGTGCCGGCCATCGACACCTACGCCGAGGGCAGGCCCGCCGACCAGTTGCACGAATGGGCCGCCGAGCGGGCACCCGCCCTCGGCATCCCGGTCGCCGCGCTGGAGGCCTACGCCTACGCCGCACGGGTCGCCGAGGTGGAGAACCCGGACTGCAAGCTGGCCTGGACCACGCTGGCCGGAATCGGGCAGGTGGAGAGCCACCACGGCACCTACCGGGGCGCCGAGATCACCGCCAACGGCGACGTCGAACCGCCGATCCGCGGTGTCTGGCTCGACGGCAGCGGCGGCAATCTGGAGATCCTCGACAACGAGGCGGTCAGCCACGACGGCGACTCGCAGTACGCCCGCGCGATGGGGCCGATGCAGTTCATCCCCGAGACCTGGCGGCTCTACGGCGTCGACGCCAACAACGACGGCGAGATCAACGTCGACAACATGGACGACGCCGCGCTGTCGGCCGCCGGCTACCTGTGCTGGACCGGCAAGGATCTGTCCACGCCGCGCGGCTGGATGGCGGCGTTGCGCGCCTACAACCACTCCGACCAGTACGCCCGCGCGGTCCGGGACTGGGCCACCGCCTACGCCAACGGACACCCGCTGTAA
- a CDS encoding nucleoside triphosphate pyrophosphohydrolase encodes MTVVLVDPRRPSLIPVDAIVLLSEDVQYTEEMPVKVPWSLPSARPVFSDDTDEDAAPVLLSSDPEHPAVKARLAAGEDVISAPAAPPGERLVDAVALMDRLRTSGPWESEQTHDSLRRYLLEETYEVFDAVRNGNPDELCEELGDVLLQVLFHARIAQDAKERPFDIDDVADALVRKLGNRVPAVLAGDMVSLEEQLAQWEERKALEKRAKRAFSAMDDVPTAQPALALAQKVIDRVTAAGLPADLIPPQITAVTVRADGDAENTLRSAVLDFMDTVRVAERAIAAARRGGEPDELVDAALGTVTEEEWRAHWPGSG; translated from the coding sequence ATGACCGTCGTGCTGGTCGACCCGCGGCGGCCGTCGCTGATCCCCGTCGACGCGATCGTGCTGCTGTCCGAGGATGTGCAGTACACCGAGGAGATGCCGGTCAAGGTCCCGTGGTCGCTGCCGTCGGCGCGGCCGGTGTTCTCCGACGACACCGACGAGGACGCCGCCCCGGTGCTGCTGTCCTCGGATCCGGAGCACCCGGCGGTCAAGGCGCGACTGGCCGCGGGCGAGGACGTGATCTCGGCGCCCGCGGCGCCGCCGGGGGAGCGGCTGGTCGACGCCGTCGCGCTGATGGACCGGCTGCGCACCTCGGGACCGTGGGAGAGCGAGCAGACGCACGACTCGCTGCGCCGCTACCTGCTCGAGGAGACCTACGAGGTGTTCGACGCGGTGCGCAACGGCAACCCCGACGAGCTGTGCGAAGAGCTCGGAGATGTGTTGCTGCAGGTACTTTTTCACGCCCGCATCGCTCAGGACGCCAAGGAGCGGCCGTTCGACATCGACGACGTCGCCGACGCGTTGGTGCGCAAGCTCGGCAACCGGGTGCCCGCCGTGCTGGCCGGCGACATGGTCTCGCTCGAGGAGCAGCTCGCGCAGTGGGAGGAACGCAAGGCGTTGGAGAAGCGGGCGAAGCGGGCCTTCTCCGCGATGGACGACGTGCCGACCGCCCAGCCCGCACTGGCGTTGGCGCAGAAGGTGATCGACCGGGTCACCGCCGCCGGGCTGCCCGCGGACCTGATCCCGCCGCAGATCACGGCGGTCACGGTGCGCGCCGACGGGGACGCGGAGAACACGCTGCGCTCGGCGGTGCTGGACTTCATGGACACCGTGCGCGTGGCCGAACGGGCCATCGCAGCCGCCAGGCGCGGCGGTGAGCCCGACGAGCTCGTCGACGCGGCGCTGGGCACCGTCACCGAAGAGGAGTGGCGGGCGCACTGGCCCGGCAGCGGATAG
- a CDS encoding FtsB family cell division protein: MPEAKRPDPKRRSPSSRPGKPGKGGPAGKGRPRAAARREPRTADSRPAGDADTGDTSVIIRRAMESAEQQSEQRFGSAARRAAILAAVVCVLTLTIAGPVRTYFAQRTEMQQLKATEEQLRAQIAELEQQKVKLADPVFVAAQARERLGFVMPGEIPYQVQLPPEAVTPVTEEEEQALAVDPGQPWYTSLWHTIADAPHGVTPPPGEGPEVPGPPPAGPDVPPPPPVPGG, encoded by the coding sequence GTGCCCGAAGCGAAGCGGCCCGACCCGAAACGGCGGTCACCGTCCTCCCGGCCCGGGAAGCCGGGTAAGGGCGGTCCCGCCGGCAAGGGTCGGCCGCGCGCCGCGGCACGACGCGAACCGCGCACGGCCGACTCGCGGCCCGCGGGCGACGCCGACACCGGCGACACCAGCGTCATCATCCGGCGGGCCATGGAGTCCGCGGAGCAGCAGTCCGAGCAGCGGTTCGGATCGGCGGCCCGACGCGCCGCGATCCTGGCCGCGGTGGTGTGCGTGCTGACGCTGACGATCGCCGGACCCGTGCGTACCTACTTCGCCCAGCGCACCGAGATGCAGCAACTCAAGGCCACCGAGGAGCAGTTGAGAGCGCAGATCGCCGAACTCGAGCAGCAGAAGGTCAAACTCGCCGACCCGGTGTTCGTGGCGGCGCAGGCCCGCGAGCGGCTCGGCTTCGTGATGCCCGGCGAGATCCCGTATCAGGTGCAGTTGCCGCCCGAGGCCGTGACACCGGTGACCGAAGAGGAGGAACAGGCGCTGGCCGTCGACCCCGGCCAGCCCTGGTACACCTCGCTGTGGCACACGATCGCCGATGCGCCGCACGGGGTTACGCCCCCTCCCGGTGAAGGTCCCGAAGTGCCGGGCCCGCCGCCGGCCGGGCCCGACGTCCCGCCGCCCCCGCCGGTGCCCGGTGGTTAG
- the eno gene encoding phosphopyruvate hydratase — protein sequence MPTIDQVGAREILDSRGNPTVEVEVLLADGSFARAAVPSGASTGEHEAVELRDGGARYGGKGVEKAVEAVLDEIGPAIIGLQADDQRLVDQALLDLDGTPDKSRLGANAILGASLAVAKAAAQAADLDLFRYVGGPNAHILPVPMMNILNGGAHADTGVDVQEFMIAPIGASSFKEALRWGAEVYHSLKSVLKKQGLATGLGDEGGFAPDVAGTKAALDLIASAIEGAGYKLGTDVALALDVAATEFFTAGEGYKFENEVRTAEQMGQFYASLLDTYPLLSIEDPLSEDDWDGWVALTAAIGDRVQLVGDDLFVTNPERLEEGIQKGAANALLVKVNQIGTLTETLDAVTLAHNSGYRTMMSHRSGETEDTTIADLAVAVGSGQIKTGAPARSERVAKYNQLLRIEENLGDAARYAGDLAFPRFAVEAK from the coding sequence GTGCCCACTATCGATCAGGTCGGAGCCCGAGAGATCCTCGACTCCCGCGGAAACCCGACGGTCGAGGTTGAGGTTCTACTGGCCGACGGGTCCTTCGCCCGCGCGGCCGTGCCCTCGGGGGCGTCGACCGGCGAGCACGAGGCCGTCGAGCTGCGCGACGGCGGCGCCCGCTACGGCGGTAAGGGCGTCGAGAAGGCCGTGGAGGCCGTGCTCGACGAGATCGGCCCGGCCATCATCGGCCTGCAGGCCGACGACCAGCGCCTCGTCGACCAGGCGTTGCTGGACCTCGACGGCACCCCGGACAAGTCGCGGCTGGGCGCCAACGCGATCCTGGGCGCCTCGCTGGCGGTGGCCAAGGCCGCCGCACAGGCCGCCGACCTGGACCTGTTCCGCTACGTGGGCGGCCCGAACGCCCACATCCTGCCGGTGCCGATGATGAACATCCTCAACGGCGGCGCCCACGCCGACACCGGCGTCGACGTGCAGGAGTTCATGATCGCCCCGATCGGCGCGAGCTCGTTCAAGGAGGCGCTGCGCTGGGGCGCCGAGGTGTACCACTCGCTGAAGTCGGTGCTCAAGAAGCAGGGCCTGGCCACCGGCCTGGGTGACGAGGGCGGCTTCGCCCCCGACGTCGCGGGCACCAAGGCCGCGCTGGACCTGATCGCATCGGCCATCGAGGGCGCCGGCTACAAGCTGGGCACCGACGTCGCGCTGGCGCTCGACGTCGCCGCCACCGAGTTCTTCACCGCCGGTGAGGGCTACAAGTTCGAGAACGAGGTCCGCACCGCCGAGCAGATGGGCCAGTTCTACGCGAGCCTGCTCGACACCTACCCGCTGCTGTCGATCGAGGACCCGCTGTCCGAGGACGACTGGGACGGCTGGGTGGCGCTGACCGCCGCGATCGGCGACCGCGTGCAGCTGGTCGGCGACGACCTGTTCGTCACCAACCCGGAGCGTCTCGAGGAGGGCATCCAGAAGGGCGCCGCCAACGCACTGCTGGTGAAGGTGAACCAGATCGGCACCCTGACCGAGACGCTGGACGCCGTCACGCTGGCGCACAACAGCGGCTACCGCACGATGATGAGCCACCGCAGCGGTGAGACCGAGGACACCACGATCGCCGACCTGGCGGTCGCGGTGGGCAGCGGCCAGATCAAGACCGGTGCGCCCGCCCGCAGCGAGCGGGTCGCCAAGTACAACCAGCTGCTGCGCATCGAGGAGAACCTCGGCGACGCCGCCCGCTACGCGGGCGACCTGGCGTTCCCCCGCTTCGCAGTGGAAGCCAAGTAA
- the mfd gene encoding transcription-repair coupling factor has protein sequence MTASGTLTAPTPIAGLVELALRDPSLTEVVRRAADRPADLALVGPAAARVFVACALARTGPLVVVTATGREADDLTAELRGVYGDAVALFPSWETLPHERLSPGVDTVGARLMVLRRLTHPDDARLGPPLRVVVTTARSLLQPMSPDVDAVEPVTLTVGQDADFDDTIAALVERAYTRVDMVGKRGEFAVRGGILDLFPPTYEHPVRIEFWGDEVSEMRMFSVADQRSIPEIEIDTVIAVPCRELLLTDEVRARAAELAREHPVRENTLPGTVPDMLAKLSEGIPVDGMEALLPLLKSSELTTLTEHLPEGTPLLICDPEKVRTRAADLIKTGREFLEASWSTAAVGGDAPIDLEALGASGFVELADARAAARQSGHPWWTLSQLSDEAALEVDIRPAPSARGQQHNVGEIFAMLRAHVATGGLAAVVTPGTGTAQRVVEQLREADTAAVLLEPGEDLKEGVVGVLKGPLHDGVVIPGAKLVVITEADLTGSRTTAVEGKKLAAKRRNVVDPLALTAGDLVVHDQHGIGRFVEMTERVVGGARREYLVLEYASSKRGGGTDKLYVPMDSLDQLSRYVGGESPTLSRLGGSDWANTKTKARKAVREIAAELVSLYAKRQASPGHAFSPDTPWQAEMEDAFGFTETVDQLTAIQEVKADMEKPVPMDRVICGDVGYGKTEIAVRAAFKAVQDGKQVAVLVPTTLLADQHLQTFTQRMAGFPVTVKGLSRFTDPAESRAVIEGLKDGSVDIAIGTHRLLQTGVTWKDLGLVIVDEEQRFGVEHKEHIKSMRTHVDVLTMSATPIPRTLEMSLAGIREMSTILTPPEERYPVLTYVGPYDDKQVAAALRRELLRDGQAFYIHNRVRTIDQAAAKVQELVPEARVVVAHGQMPEELLEKTVEGFWNRDYDILVCTTIVETGLDISNANTLIVERADTFGLSQLHQLRGRVGRSRERGYAYFLYPPDAPLTETAYDRLATIAQNNELGAGMAVAMKDLEIRGAGNVLGVEQSGHVAGVGFDLYVRLVGEAVEAYRAAADGKTVAAPEEPKDVRIDLPVDAHLPPEYIGSDRLRLEGYRRLAAAPDQDAVSAVVDELVDRYGPLPEAAQRLVAVARLRLLLKAYGITEASTISDATLRLAPLHLLDSQQLRLKRMYPSANYRATTNTVQVPIPRAGDGIGAPRIRDVELLKMVAGLVLALDGKPQDSVDITRLGSAQDEQS, from the coding sequence ATGACCGCATCGGGGACCCTCACCGCCCCTACCCCGATCGCGGGGCTCGTCGAACTGGCACTGCGCGATCCGTCGCTGACCGAGGTCGTGCGCCGCGCCGCCGACAGACCCGCTGATCTCGCCCTCGTCGGCCCGGCTGCCGCCCGGGTCTTCGTCGCGTGCGCGCTGGCCCGCACCGGCCCGCTGGTCGTGGTCACCGCGACCGGACGAGAGGCCGACGACCTGACCGCCGAACTGCGCGGCGTGTACGGCGACGCCGTCGCGCTGTTCCCGTCGTGGGAGACGCTGCCGCACGAGCGGCTCTCACCCGGTGTGGACACCGTCGGCGCCCGGCTGATGGTGCTGCGCCGGCTCACCCATCCCGACGACGCCCGGCTCGGCCCGCCGCTGCGGGTCGTGGTGACCACCGCCCGCTCGCTGCTGCAGCCGATGTCGCCCGACGTCGACGCCGTCGAACCGGTGACGCTGACCGTCGGGCAGGACGCCGACTTCGACGACACCATCGCGGCGCTGGTCGAACGCGCCTACACCCGCGTCGACATGGTCGGCAAGCGCGGCGAGTTCGCCGTCCGCGGCGGCATCCTCGACCTGTTCCCGCCCACCTACGAGCACCCGGTGCGCATCGAGTTCTGGGGCGACGAGGTCTCCGAGATGCGCATGTTCTCGGTGGCCGACCAGCGGTCCATCCCCGAGATCGAGATCGACACCGTCATCGCGGTGCCGTGCCGCGAACTGCTGCTCACCGACGAGGTGCGGGCCCGCGCCGCCGAACTGGCCCGCGAGCACCCGGTGCGGGAGAACACCCTGCCCGGCACCGTGCCCGACATGCTGGCCAAGCTGTCCGAGGGCATCCCCGTCGACGGGATGGAGGCGCTTCTGCCGCTGCTCAAGAGCAGTGAGCTGACCACGCTGACCGAGCACCTGCCCGAGGGCACCCCGCTGCTGATCTGCGATCCGGAGAAGGTGCGCACCCGCGCCGCCGACCTGATCAAGACCGGCCGCGAGTTCCTGGAGGCGTCGTGGTCGACGGCCGCGGTGGGCGGCGACGCGCCGATCGACCTGGAGGCGCTGGGCGCCTCCGGCTTCGTCGAGCTCGCGGACGCCCGCGCCGCCGCCCGGCAGAGCGGCCACCCCTGGTGGACGCTGTCCCAGCTGTCCGACGAGGCCGCGCTGGAGGTCGACATCCGGCCCGCCCCGTCGGCGCGCGGTCAGCAGCACAACGTCGGCGAGATCTTCGCGATGCTGCGCGCCCACGTGGCCACCGGCGGGCTGGCCGCCGTCGTCACCCCGGGCACCGGCACCGCGCAGCGCGTCGTCGAGCAGCTGCGCGAGGCCGACACCGCCGCGGTGCTGCTGGAGCCGGGTGAGGACCTCAAGGAGGGGGTCGTCGGGGTCCTCAAGGGTCCGCTGCACGACGGGGTGGTGATCCCGGGCGCGAAGCTGGTGGTGATCACCGAGGCCGACCTGACCGGCAGCCGCACCACCGCCGTCGAGGGCAAGAAGCTGGCCGCCAAACGCCGCAACGTCGTCGACCCGCTGGCGCTGACCGCGGGCGACCTCGTCGTGCACGACCAGCACGGCATCGGCCGGTTCGTCGAGATGACCGAACGGGTCGTCGGCGGCGCCCGCCGCGAGTACCTGGTGCTGGAGTACGCGTCGAGCAAGCGCGGCGGCGGCACCGACAAGCTGTACGTGCCGATGGACTCGCTGGACCAGCTGAGCCGCTACGTCGGCGGCGAGTCGCCGACGCTGAGCAGGCTCGGCGGCAGCGACTGGGCCAACACCAAGACCAAGGCGCGCAAGGCGGTCCGCGAGATCGCCGCCGAGCTGGTGTCGCTGTACGCCAAACGGCAGGCCTCGCCCGGGCACGCGTTCAGCCCGGACACCCCGTGGCAGGCCGAGATGGAGGACGCGTTCGGGTTCACCGAGACCGTGGACCAGCTGACCGCCATCCAGGAGGTCAAGGCCGACATGGAGAAACCGGTCCCGATGGACCGGGTGATCTGCGGCGACGTCGGCTACGGCAAGACCGAGATCGCGGTGCGCGCGGCGTTCAAGGCGGTGCAGGACGGCAAACAGGTCGCGGTGCTGGTGCCGACGACGCTGCTGGCCGACCAGCACCTGCAGACGTTCACCCAGCGGATGGCCGGGTTCCCGGTCACCGTCAAGGGGCTGTCGCGGTTCACCGACCCCGCCGAGTCGCGCGCGGTGATCGAGGGCCTCAAGGACGGCAGCGTCGACATCGCGATCGGCACCCACCGGCTGCTGCAGACCGGGGTGACGTGGAAGGACCTCGGGCTGGTCATCGTCGACGAGGAGCAGCGCTTCGGGGTCGAGCACAAGGAACACATCAAGTCGATGCGCACCCACGTCGACGTGCTGACGATGAGCGCCACCCCGATCCCGCGCACGCTGGAGATGAGCCTGGCCGGCATCCGGGAGATGTCGACGATCCTCACCCCGCCCGAGGAGCGTTACCCGGTGCTCACCTACGTCGGCCCGTACGACGACAAGCAGGTGGCCGCCGCGCTGCGCCGCGAACTGCTGCGCGACGGGCAGGCGTTCTACATCCACAACCGGGTGCGCACCATCGACCAGGCCGCCGCCAAGGTGCAGGAGCTGGTGCCGGAGGCCCGCGTCGTCGTCGCGCACGGCCAGATGCCCGAGGAGTTGCTGGAGAAGACCGTCGAGGGCTTCTGGAACCGCGACTACGACATCCTGGTGTGCACGACGATCGTCGAGACCGGGCTGGACATCTCCAACGCCAACACCCTGATCGTGGAGCGCGCCGACACGTTCGGCCTGTCCCAGCTGCACCAGCTGCGCGGTCGCGTGGGGCGCAGCCGGGAGCGCGGCTACGCCTACTTCCTGTATCCGCCCGACGCACCGCTGACCGAGACCGCCTACGACCGGCTGGCCACCATCGCGCAGAACAACGAGCTCGGCGCGGGCATGGCGGTGGCGATGAAGGACCTCGAGATCCGCGGCGCGGGCAACGTGCTCGGCGTCGAGCAGTCCGGCCACGTCGCCGGTGTCGGCTTCGATCTGTACGTGCGGCTGGTCGGTGAGGCCGTCGAGGCCTACCGCGCCGCCGCCGACGGGAAAACCGTTGCGGCGCCGGAGGAACCGAAGGATGTGCGGATCGATCTTCCGGTCGACGCGCATCTGCCGCCGGAGTACATCGGCAGCGACCGGCTGCGGCTGGAGGGCTACCGGCGGCTGGCCGCGGCCCCGGACCAGGACGCCGTCAGCGCCGTCGTCGACGAGCTCGTCGACCGCTACGGCCCGCTGCCCGAGGCCGCGCAGCGACTGGTCGCGGTGGCGCGGCTGCGGTTGCTGCTCAAGGCCTACGGCATCACCGAGGCCAGCACGATCTCGGACGCCACGCTGCGGCTGGCGCCGCTGCACCTGCTGGACTCCCAGCAGCTGCGGCTCAAGCGGATGTACCCGAGCGCCAACTACCGGGCCACCACCAACACCGTGCAGGTGCCGATCCCGCGCGCCGGCGACGGCATCGGGGCGCCGCGCATCCGTGACGTCGAACTGCTGAAGATGGTCGCGGGGCTGGTGCTGGCGCTGGACGGCAAACCCCAGGACTCGGTGGACATCACCCGGCTCGGGTCGGCGCAGGACGAGCAGTCATGA
- a CDS encoding TetR/AcrR family transcriptional regulator, whose protein sequence is MAAPDKEALDKDVGKEVKAPRARMTGAERRHQLIQVARSLFAERGYEGTSIEEIAQRANVSKPVVYEHFGGKEGLYAVVVDREMSALLDGITSSLTRMTNNRARLRIERVALALLTYIDEHTDGFRILIRDSPASINSGSTYSTLLNEAVNQVSSILAGDFSRRGLDPEMAPLYAQALVGSVSMTAQWWLDVREPKKEVVAAHLVNLCWNGLMHLEKDPPLLDE, encoded by the coding sequence GTGGCAGCACCCGACAAGGAGGCCCTGGACAAAGACGTCGGCAAAGAGGTAAAGGCGCCTCGGGCCCGCATGACCGGTGCCGAACGCCGCCACCAGCTGATCCAGGTCGCGCGGTCGCTGTTCGCCGAGCGCGGCTACGAGGGCACCTCCATCGAGGAGATCGCGCAGCGCGCCAACGTCTCCAAACCCGTCGTCTACGAGCACTTCGGCGGCAAGGAGGGGCTGTACGCGGTGGTCGTCGACCGGGAGATGTCGGCGCTGCTGGACGGCATCACCTCATCGCTGACCCGGATGACCAACAACCGCGCCCGGTTGCGCATCGAACGGGTCGCGCTGGCGCTGCTGACCTACATCGACGAGCACACCGACGGGTTCCGCATCCTGATCCGCGACTCCCCGGCGTCGATCAACTCGGGCAGCACCTACTCCACGCTGCTCAACGAGGCCGTCAACCAGGTGTCGTCGATCCTGGCCGGTGACTTCTCCCGGCGCGGACTGGACCCGGAGATGGCGCCGCTGTACGCCCAGGCGCTGGTCGGCTCGGTGTCGATGACCGCGCAGTGGTGGCTCGACGTGCGTGAGCCGAAGAAAGAGGTCGTCGCCGCGCACCTGGTCAACCTGTGCTGGAACGGGCTGATGCATCTGGAGAAGGACCCGCCCCTGCTCGACGAGTGA
- a CDS encoding Ppx/GppA phosphatase family protein, whose amino-acid sequence MRVGAIDCGTNSIRLLIADRVDGRLTDVHREMRIVRLGQGVDATGRFAPEAIERTRAALADYAELMRHHGVERLRMVATSATRDAANRDVFFAMTAEVLGPVVDGAVAEVITGTEEAALSFRGAVAELDAAAAPFVVVDLGGGSTEVVLGTAESGPAVVASRSVDIGCVRLTERCLHSDPPTAAEIAAAREVVRDALAQAFAAVPVEQARTWVGVAGTMTTLSALAQNMATYDSERIHLSRVRLDDLLPVCARLIAMPRAERAVLGPMHEGRVDVIGGGAIVVEELAAALAERAGIDELVVSEHDILDGIALSVI is encoded by the coding sequence ATGAGGGTCGGCGCGATCGACTGCGGCACCAACTCGATCCGGCTGCTGATCGCCGACCGCGTCGACGGCAGGCTGACCGACGTGCACCGCGAGATGCGGATCGTGCGGCTCGGCCAGGGGGTCGACGCCACCGGGCGGTTCGCGCCCGAGGCCATCGAACGGACCCGCGCCGCGCTGGCCGACTACGCCGAACTGATGCGCCACCACGGGGTGGAGAGACTGCGCATGGTGGCGACGTCGGCGACCCGCGACGCCGCCAACCGCGACGTGTTCTTCGCGATGACGGCCGAGGTGCTCGGCCCGGTGGTCGACGGTGCGGTCGCCGAGGTGATCACCGGCACCGAGGAGGCGGCGCTGTCGTTCCGCGGTGCAGTCGCCGAATTGGACGCCGCCGCAGCGCCGTTCGTCGTCGTCGACCTCGGCGGCGGATCCACCGAGGTGGTGCTGGGCACCGCGGAATCCGGCCCGGCCGTGGTCGCCAGCCGCTCGGTCGACATCGGCTGTGTGCGGCTCACCGAACGCTGCCTGCACTCCGATCCGCCCACCGCAGCCGAGATCGCCGCCGCACGCGAGGTGGTGCGTGACGCGCTGGCCCAGGCGTTCGCCGCGGTGCCGGTCGAACAGGCCCGCACCTGGGTCGGGGTGGCCGGCACCATGACCACGCTGTCGGCGCTGGCTCAGAACATGGCGACCTACGACTCCGAGCGGATTCACCTGTCGCGGGTGCGCCTCGACGACCTGCTGCCGGTCTGCGCACGGCTGATCGCGATGCCGCGCGCCGAGCGCGCCGTGCTCGGCCCGATGCACGAGGGCCGCGTCGATGTGATCGGCGGCGGCGCCATCGTCGTCGAGGAACTGGCCGCCGCGCTGGCCGAACGCGCCGGCATCGACGAGCTGGTGGTCAGCGAGCACGACATCCTCGACGGGATCGCGCTGTCGGTCATCTAG
- a CDS encoding DUF501 domain-containing protein, with translation MVSRADLDAVAKQLGREPRGVLEIAYRCPNGEPGVVKTAPRLPDGTPFPTLYYLTHPALTAAASRLESAGVMREMTERLQADEELAAAYRAAHEAYLAERDAIESLGTTFSGGGMPDRVKCLHVLIAHSLAKGPGVNPFGDEALAMLADDPALAGVIDPERWRR, from the coding sequence GTGGTTAGCCGCGCGGACCTCGACGCCGTCGCGAAGCAACTGGGTCGTGAGCCTCGCGGTGTCCTCGAGATCGCCTACCGCTGCCCCAACGGGGAACCCGGCGTCGTCAAGACCGCGCCGCGGCTGCCCGACGGCACCCCGTTCCCGACGCTGTACTACCTCACCCACCCCGCGCTGACCGCGGCGGCCAGCCGGCTGGAGTCGGCCGGGGTGATGCGCGAGATGACCGAGCGGCTGCAGGCCGACGAGGAGCTGGCGGCGGCCTACCGCGCCGCGCACGAGGCGTACCTGGCCGAGCGCGACGCGATCGAGTCGCTGGGCACCACGTTCTCCGGCGGCGGCATGCCCGACCGGGTGAAGTGCCTGCACGTGCTGATCGCGCACTCGCTGGCCAAGGGGCCCGGCGTCAACCCGTTCGGGGACGAGGCGCTGGCCATGCTCGCCGACGATCCGGCGCTGGCCGGCGTCATCGACCCGGAGAGGTGGCGGCGATGA